A portion of the Gossypium arboreum isolate Shixiya-1 chromosome 8, ASM2569848v2, whole genome shotgun sequence genome contains these proteins:
- the LOC108469859 gene encoding cellulose synthase-like protein D3, producing the protein MASRSFKGSRSSLSISSDAAESHKPPVPPTVTFARRTSSGRYVSYSRDDLDSELGCSDFMNYTVHIPPTPDNQPMDPSISQKVEEQYVSNSLFTGGFNSVTRAHLMDKVIESETNHPQMAGAKGSSCAIPGCDANVMSDERGLDILPCECDFKICRDCYIDAVKTGGGICPGCKEPYKNTDLDETAVDSNTRPLPLPPPSTMSKMERRLSLMKSTKSALMRSQTGDFDHNRWLFETRGTYGYGNAIWPKDGNLGNGDDDEAAEPTELMNKPWRPLTRKLKIPAAILSPYRLLIFIRVVVLGLFLAWRVTNPNKDAIWLWGMSVVCEIWFAFSWLLDQLPKLCPINRATDLNVLKEKFETPSPSNPTGKSDLPGIDVFVSTADPEKEPPLVTANTILSILAANYPVEKLACYVSDDGGALLTFEAMAEAASFANLWVPFCRKHDIEPRNPESYFNLKRDPYKNKVKPDFVKDRRRVKREYDEFKVRINGLPDSICRRSDAFHAREEIKAMKLQRQNRGDEPIDSVKIPKATWMADGTHWPGTWLNPSTDHSRGDHAGIIQVMLKPPSDEPLHGTAEDGLIDLTDVDIRLPLLVYVSREKRPGYDHNKKAGAMNALVRASAIMSNGPFILNLDCDHYIYNSQAMREGMCFMMDRGGDRLCYVQFPQRFEGIDPSDRYANHNTVFFDVNMRALDGLMGPVYVGTGCLFRRIALYGFDPPRSKEHHAGCCSCCFGRSRKHSSMAHTPEENRALRMGDSDDEEMNLSLLPKRFGNSTFLIDSIPVAEFQGRPLADHPAVKNGRPPGALTIPRELLDASTVAEAISVISCWYEDKTEWGQRVGWIYGSVTEDVVTGYRMHNRGWKSVYCVTKRDAFRGTAPINLTDRLHQVLRWATGSVEIFFSRNNALLASPRMKLLQRIAYLNVGIYPFTSIFLIVYCFLPALSLFSGQFIVQTLNVTFLTYLLIITVTLCLLAVLEIKWSGIELEEWWRNEQFWLIGGTSAHLAAVLQGLLKVIAGIEISFTLTSKSGGDDLDDEYADLYVVKWTSLMIPPITIMMVNLIAIAVGFSRTVYSVIPQWSRLLGGVFFSFWVLAHLYPFAKGLMGRRGRTPTIVFVWSGLIAITISLLWVAINPPSGTNQIGGSFQFP; encoded by the exons ATGGCATCGAGGTCCTTCAAAGGGAGTCGATCATCTTTATCAATTTCATCGGATGCAGCTGAGTCACATAAGCCTCCAGTGCCTCCAACTGTGACATTTGCACGGAGAACTTCCTCGGGTCGATACGTGAGCTACTCAAGGGATGATCTTGACAGTGAGCTTGGTTGTAGTGATTTCATGAACTATACGGTGCATATACCGCCCACCCCAGACAACCAACCAATGGACCCTTCTATTTCTCAGAAGGTTGAAGAGCAATACGTGTCAAATTCACTTTTTACCGGTGGATTCAATAGTGTTACACGAGCTCATCTTATGGACAAGGTGATCGAGTCTGAAACAAACCATCCCCAGATGGCTGGTGCAAAGGGATCTTCATGTGCAATTCCTGGGTGTGATGCAAATGTGATGAGCGATGAACGCGGTCTAGATATTCTCCCTTGTGAGTGTGATTTCAAAATCTGTCGGGATTGTTACATTGATGCGGTGAAAACTGGGGGTGGAATATGCCCTGGGTGTAAGGAGCCGTATAAGAACACGGATCTCGATGAAACAGCTGTGGATAGTAATACCAGGCCACTTCCACTACCTCCTCCGAGTACAATGTCCAAAATGGAGAGGAGATTGTCTTTAATGAAGTCAACAAAGTCGGCCCTGATGAGGAGTCAAACTGGAGACTTTGATCACAATCGGTGGTTGTTTGAGACTAGAGGGACTTATGGTTATGGCAATGCTATATGGCCAAAGGATGGTAACCTAGGAAACGGAGACGATGATGAAGCTGCTGAGCCAACAGAGTTGATGAACAAACCGTGGAGGCCTCTCACTCGGAAATTAAAAATACCAGCAGCCATTCTGAGTCCATATCG GCTTTTAATATTTATACGAGTTGTTGTCCTTGGCTTGTTTTTGGCTTGGAGGGTCACCAATCCGAACAAAGATGCGATATGGCTATGGGGAATGTCTGTTGTTTGTGAAATTTGGTTTGCTTTTTCATGGCTTCTCGACCAACTGCCGAAGCTCTGTCCGATTAATCGTGCTACAGACCTTAACGTGCTgaaggaaaaatttgaaacaCCAAGTCCTAGCAACCCTACTGGAAAGTCTGACCTTCCAGGAATCGATGTATTTGTCTCTACTGCGGATCCTGAGAAAGAACCACCTCTTGTCACTGCAAACACTATCTTGTCAATTCTAGCAGCCAACTACCCCGTTGAAAAACTTGCTTGTTATGTTTCTGATGACGGAGGAGCACTTTTAACGTTCGAGGCTATGGCTGAAGCAGCGAGTTTTGCTAATTTATGGGTTCCTTTTTGTCGTAAACATGATATTGAACCGAGGAATCCGGAATCTTACTTCAATTTGAAGAGAGATCCTTACAAGAATAAAGTCAAACCAGATTTTGTTAAGGACCGACGGCGAGTTAAACGTGAATATGATGAATTCAAGGTCCGTATCAATGGTTTGCCGGACTCCATTTGCCGTAGATCCGATGCCTTTCATGCAAGGGAGGAAATCAAGGCAATGAAGCTTCAGAGACAGAACAGAGGGGATGAACCTATAGACAGTGTGAAAATCCCGAAAGCGACATGGATGGCTGATGGAACTCATTGGCCTGGGACTTGGTTGAATCCATCAACCGATCACTCTCGGGGTGACCATGCTGGTATAATACAGGTGATGTTGAAACCTCCAAGTGATGAACCACTACATGGAACTGCTGAGGATGGGCTAATTGATCTCACTGATGTTGATATTCGTCTCCCATTGCTTGTTTATGTTTCTCGTGAGAAGCGCCCAGGCTATGATCACAACAAGAAGGCAGGTGCCATGAATGCCCTGGTTCGGGCGTCTGCAATTATGTCAAATGGTCCATTTATCCTGAACCTCGACTGTGACCACTATATCTACAACTCTCAGGCAATGAGGGAAGGCATGTGTTTCATGATGGATCGAGGAGGTGACCGCCTTTGTTATGTCCAGTTCCCTCAGAGGTTTGAGGGTATTGACCCTTCGGATCGATATGCCAATCACAATACTGTTTTCTTTGATGTGAACATGAGAGCTCTTGATGGTCTTATGGGTCCTGTCTATGTTGGAACCGGATGCCTCTTTCGAAGGATTGCGCTTTATGGCTTTGACCCGCCTCGATCAAAAGAACACCATGCTGGATGCTGCAGTTGCTGCTTTGGTCGTAGCAGAAAGCATTCTTCAATGGCACACACCCCGGAGGAGAATCGTGCACTGAGAATGGGTGATTCCGATGATGAAGAGATGAACCTATCGTTGCTTCCGAAGCGGTTCGGGAACTCAACATTTCTCATTGATTCAATTCCAGTGGCGGAGTTTCAAGGTCGTCCCCTTGCGGATCATCCAGCTGTGAAGAATGGGCGCCCCCCTGGTGCTTTAACTATTCCTCGTGAACTTCTAGATGCCTCAACTGTTGCTGAGGCAATCAGTGTTATTTCGTGCTGGTACGAGGACAAGACTGAGTGGGGACAGCGTGTTGGGTGGATTTATGGTTCCGTTACCGAAGATGTGGTCACTGGATATAGAATGCACAACAGAGGATGGAAATCAGTTTATTGTGTGACCAAACGTGATGCTTTCCGTGGAACCGCTCCGATCAATCTCACTGATCGACTTCACCAAGTCCTGCGTTGGGCAACTGGCTCTGTTGAGATCTTCTTTTCCCGTAACAATGCTCTCCTCGCCAGTCCACGAATGAAGTTATTGCAGAGGATTGCATATCTAAACGTCGGAATCTACCCCTTTACCTCGATTTTCCTGATTGTCTACTGCTTCCTTCCCGCACTTTCCCTCTTCTCCGGCCAGTTCATCGTGCAGACCCTCAATGTCACTTTCCTTACATACCTCCTCATCATTACTGTAACTCTTTGTTTGCTTGCCGTGCTAGAAATCAAGTGGTCTGGTATTGAGTTAGAAGAATGGTGGAGAAACGAGCAGTTTTGGTTAATTGGGGGCACAAGTGCCCATCTTGCTGCTGTGCTTCAAGGGCTATTGAAAGTGATTGCTGGGATCGAGATTTCGTTCACTTTGACGTCAAAATCTGGGGGGGACGATTTGGATGATGAGTATGCTGATCTCTACGTTGTCAAATGGACGTCCCTGATGATACCACCGATAACAATCATGATGGTCAACTTAATAGCGATAGCGGTCGGGTTTAGCCGAACAGTTTACAGCGTCATACCTCAGTGGAGCCGTCTGCTCGGTGGAGTTTTCTTCAGTTTTTGGGTTTTGGCTCATCTCTATCCCTTTGCTAAAGGGCTTATGGGAAGAAGAGGGCGTACGCCTACCATCGTTTTTGTGTGGTCGGGTCTTATTGCCATTACCATATCCCTCCTTTGGGTCGCAATAAATCCCCCATCCGGTACTAACCAAATCGGAGGCTCGTTCCAGTTCCCTTGA
- the LOC108470288 gene encoding TOM1-like protein 1 produces MDKNLMDKVSAFGELLKTEGAEVGRKMSAGMSSVSFKVKELFQGPNPADKLVDDATSEALDEPDWALNLDICDMINHEKISSVELIRGIKRKIMLKNPRVQYLSLVLLETCVKNCEKAFSEVAAERVLDEMVKLIDDPQTVVNNRNKALMLIEAWGESTSELRYLPVYEETYKSLKSRGIRFPGRDNESLAPIFTPPRSVSAAEVDASLANQFQHDMQLQHDTPPQAFTAEQTKEAFDVARNSIELLSTVLSSSPQQDALEDDLTTTLVQQCRQSQSTILRIIDTAGDNEALLFEALNVNDEIQKALSKYEELNEPSAVRREPEPAMIPVAVEPDDSPRHPKEDTLIRKPAGTRHGTHGGSNDDMMDDLDEMIFGKKGGGSSGGGQDSKKQQGPKDDLITF; encoded by the exons ATGGACAAGAATTTGATGGACAAAGTTTCTGCCTTTGGTGAGCTCCTGAAGACGGAAGGAGCCGAGGTGGGAAGAAAGATGAGTGCTGGCATGAGCTCGGTTAGCTTTAAAGTGAAAGAGCTCTTCCAAGGCCCGAACCCTGCTGATAAGCTTGTCGACGATGCCACCTCAGAGGCCCTTGATGAGCCTGACTGGGCCTTGAATCTCGATATCTGTGACATGATCAACCATGAAAAAATTAGCAGTGTTGAACTGATTCGTGGCATAAAACGAAAGATAATGTTGAAGAACCCTAGGGTTCAATACTTGTCATTGGTGTTGCTTGAAACTTGTGTCAAGAATTGCGAGAAGGCATTTTCCGAGGTAGCAGCTGAGAGAGTTCTTGATGAGATGGTTAAGCTTATTGATGATCCACAGACTGTTGTTAATAATCGAAACAAAGCTTTGATGCTTATTGAAGCCTGGGGGGAGTCAACCAGTGAGCTCCGCTATTTGCCTGTTTATGAAGAGACTTACAAG AGTTTAAAATCAAGGGGTATTCGCTTTCCTGGACGTGACAATGAGAGTTTGGCACCTATTTTTACCCCCCCTCGCTCAGTTTCTGCAGCTGAAGTGGATGCTAGTCTTGCAAATCAGTTTCAACATGACATGCAGCTTCAGCATGACACTCCTCCCCAAGCCTTTACCGCTGAACAAACTAAGGAAGCATTTGATGTAGCAAGAAATAGCATTGAGCTTCTTTCAACTGTGTTATCCTCATCACCACAACAAGATGCTCTCGAG GATGACTTGACAACTACACTTGTCCAGCAATGTCGGCAGTCCCAATCCACTATTCTAAGAATCATTGACACTGCTGGAGATAACGAGGCCTTGCTTTTTGAAGCTTTGAATGTGAACGATGAGATCCAGAAAGCTCTCTCAAAGTACGAAGAGTTGAATGAGCCATCAGCAGTTCGACGTGAGCCGGAACCTGCTATGATTCCAGTGGCTGTTGAGCCTGATGATTCTCCCCGTCATCCGAAAGAAGATACCTTGATCCGAAAACCAGCAGGTACACGACACGGGACTCACGGTGGAAGCAATGATGACATGATGGATGATCTCGATGAAATGATTTTCGGTAAGAAAGGTGGAGGTTCATCCGGAGGGGGTCAAGATTCAAAGAAGCAACAAGGACCAAAAGATGATCTAATCACATTCTGA
- the LOC108470095 gene encoding probable arabinosyltransferase ARAD1 isoform X2, with amino-acid sequence MRAKQMPSSILTRSKSPVILLFAVTILALSFFFFFLFSPSSTTTTTAAVAVPYRYPSVRPETSFVASLEHFLAHKAPKIPASSDDTVGSVIDHDVRRLDERKFVKEMEWLRGDPYYPMSMPVRVYVYEMPSKFTYDLLWLFWNTYRETSNLTSNGSPVHRLIEQHSIDYWLWADLIAPESERLLKNVVRVVKQEEADLFYVPFFTTISFFLLEKQQCKALYREALKWVTDQPAWKRSEGRDHIFPIHHPWSFKSVRRYVKNAIWLLPDMDSTGNWYKPGQVSLEKDLILPYVPNVDLCDAKCLLESESKRTALLFFRGRLKRNAGGKIRAKIGAELTGAKDVVIEEGTAGEGGKAAAQKGMRRSIFCLSPAGDTPSSARLFDAIVSGCIPVIISDELELPFEGILDYRKMAVFISSTDAVQPGWILRYLTSISSTQIREMRRNLAEMAGKLVNIKLHTRRSQRVVKESRSVCTCDCRRSNSTHSNPIN; translated from the exons ATGAGAGCGAAGCAAATGCCGTCGTCGATCTTAACGAGATCCAAATCCCCAGTTATTCTCTTATTCGCCGTCACTATCCTCGCtctctctttcttcttcttcttcctcttttctcCCTCCTCCACCACGACCACCACCGCCGCCGTCGCTGTTCCCTATCGGTATCCGTCCGTACGTCCCGAAACCTCGTTCGTCGCCTCCCTCGAGCACTTCCTCGCTCACAAGGCTCCCAAAATCCCCGCCTCTTCCGACGATACGGTGGGTTCCGTGATCGATCATGACGTCAGGAGGCTCGACGAGAGGAAGTTCGTCAAGGAAATGGAGTGGTTGCGTGGCGATCCGTACTACCCGATGTCCATGCCGGTTAGGGTTTACGTTTACGAAATGCCGAGCAAGTTCACCTACGATTTGCTTTGGTTGTTTTGGAATACTTATCGAGAAACTTCTAATCTTACTTCCAATGGCAGCCCCGTTCACCGTTTAATCGAACAG CATTCTATTGATTATTGGCTTTGGGCGGATTTGATTGCTCCTGAATCCGAAAGGCTATTGAAGAATGTTGTGAGAGTTGTTAAGCAGGAGGAGGCGGATTTATTTTATGTGCCGTTTTTCACCACGATTAGCTTTTTCTTATTGGAGAAACAACAATGCAAGGCGTTATATAGG GAAGCCCTGAAATGGGTGACAGATCAACCTGCATGGAAACGATCTGAAGGAAGGGATCACATATTTCCCATTCATCATCCATGGTCCTTTAAGTCAGTTCGCAGATATGTGAAAAATGCAATTTGGCTTTTACCAGACATGGACTCCACAGGGAATTG GTACAAACCGGGGCAAGTTTCACTGGAGAAGGACCTCATTCTCCCTTATGTACCAAATGTTGATTTATGTGATGCAAAATGCTTATTGGAAAGTGAATCAAAGAGAACAGCACTGCTTTTCTTCCGCGGACGACTTAAAAGAAATGCT ggAGGAAAGATACGTGCTAAAATTGGTGCAGAACTAACAGGTGCCAAGGATGTAGTCATAGAGGAGGGAACTGCTGGGGAGGGAGGAAAAGCTGCTGCTCAGAAGGGGATGCGTAG GTCTATATTTTGTTTAAGTCCAGCTGGTGACACTCCCTCCTCTGCTAGATTGTTTGATGCTATTGTCAGTGGGTGTATACCTGTTATTATTAGTGATGAATTGGAGCTCCCTTTTGAAGGAATACTTGATTATAGGAAG ATGGCTGTATTTATTTCTTCAACTGATGCTGTGCAACCTGGTTGGATTCTAAGATACTTAACGAGCATTAGTTCTACTCAGATAAGAGAAATGAGGAGGAACCTTGCCGAG ATGGCTGGTAAATTGGTGAACATCAAGCTTCATACTCGGAGATCCCAACGCGTGGTTAAAGAATCAAGAAGTGTCTGCACTTGTGATTGCAGGCGATCCAACAGTACCCATTCCAATCCTATCAATTGA
- the LOC108470095 gene encoding probable arabinosyltransferase ARAD1 isoform X1 encodes MRAKQMPSSILTRSKSPVILLFAVTILALSFFFFFLFSPSSTTTTTAAVAVPYRYPSVRPETSFVASLEHFLAHKAPKIPASSDDTVGSVIDHDVRRLDERKFVKEMEWLRGDPYYPMSMPVRVYVYEMPSKFTYDLLWLFWNTYRETSNLTSNGSPVHRLIEQHSIDYWLWADLIAPESERLLKNVVRVVKQEEADLFYVPFFTTISFFLLEKQQCKALYREALKWVTDQPAWKRSEGRDHIFPIHHPWSFKSVRRYVKNAIWLLPDMDSTGNWYKPGQVSLEKDLILPYVPNVDLCDAKCLLESESKRTALLFFRGRLKRNAGGKIRAKIGAELTGAKDVVIEEGTAGEGGKAAAQKGMRRSIFCLSPAGDTPSSARLFDAIVSGCIPVIISDELELPFEGILDYRKMAVFISSTDAVQPGWILRYLTSISSTQIREMRRNLAEYSRHFVYSNPAQPLGPEDLVWRMMAGKLVNIKLHTRRSQRVVKESRSVCTCDCRRSNSTHSNPIN; translated from the exons ATGAGAGCGAAGCAAATGCCGTCGTCGATCTTAACGAGATCCAAATCCCCAGTTATTCTCTTATTCGCCGTCACTATCCTCGCtctctctttcttcttcttcttcctcttttctcCCTCCTCCACCACGACCACCACCGCCGCCGTCGCTGTTCCCTATCGGTATCCGTCCGTACGTCCCGAAACCTCGTTCGTCGCCTCCCTCGAGCACTTCCTCGCTCACAAGGCTCCCAAAATCCCCGCCTCTTCCGACGATACGGTGGGTTCCGTGATCGATCATGACGTCAGGAGGCTCGACGAGAGGAAGTTCGTCAAGGAAATGGAGTGGTTGCGTGGCGATCCGTACTACCCGATGTCCATGCCGGTTAGGGTTTACGTTTACGAAATGCCGAGCAAGTTCACCTACGATTTGCTTTGGTTGTTTTGGAATACTTATCGAGAAACTTCTAATCTTACTTCCAATGGCAGCCCCGTTCACCGTTTAATCGAACAG CATTCTATTGATTATTGGCTTTGGGCGGATTTGATTGCTCCTGAATCCGAAAGGCTATTGAAGAATGTTGTGAGAGTTGTTAAGCAGGAGGAGGCGGATTTATTTTATGTGCCGTTTTTCACCACGATTAGCTTTTTCTTATTGGAGAAACAACAATGCAAGGCGTTATATAGG GAAGCCCTGAAATGGGTGACAGATCAACCTGCATGGAAACGATCTGAAGGAAGGGATCACATATTTCCCATTCATCATCCATGGTCCTTTAAGTCAGTTCGCAGATATGTGAAAAATGCAATTTGGCTTTTACCAGACATGGACTCCACAGGGAATTG GTACAAACCGGGGCAAGTTTCACTGGAGAAGGACCTCATTCTCCCTTATGTACCAAATGTTGATTTATGTGATGCAAAATGCTTATTGGAAAGTGAATCAAAGAGAACAGCACTGCTTTTCTTCCGCGGACGACTTAAAAGAAATGCT ggAGGAAAGATACGTGCTAAAATTGGTGCAGAACTAACAGGTGCCAAGGATGTAGTCATAGAGGAGGGAACTGCTGGGGAGGGAGGAAAAGCTGCTGCTCAGAAGGGGATGCGTAG GTCTATATTTTGTTTAAGTCCAGCTGGTGACACTCCCTCCTCTGCTAGATTGTTTGATGCTATTGTCAGTGGGTGTATACCTGTTATTATTAGTGATGAATTGGAGCTCCCTTTTGAAGGAATACTTGATTATAGGAAG ATGGCTGTATTTATTTCTTCAACTGATGCTGTGCAACCTGGTTGGATTCTAAGATACTTAACGAGCATTAGTTCTACTCAGATAAGAGAAATGAGGAGGAACCTTGCCGAG TACTCAAGGCATTTCGTTTACTCTAATCCAGCTCAACCCTTGGGGCCGGAAGATCTAGTTTGGCGAATG ATGGCTGGTAAATTGGTGAACATCAAGCTTCATACTCGGAGATCCCAACGCGTGGTTAAAGAATCAAGAAGTGTCTGCACTTGTGATTGCAGGCGATCCAACAGTACCCATTCCAATCCTATCAATTGA